From a region of the Raphanus sativus cultivar WK10039 unplaced genomic scaffold, ASM80110v3 Scaffold0120, whole genome shotgun sequence genome:
- the LOC108847938 gene encoding autophagy-related protein 18f isoform X2 produces the protein MRKNGDVSLKPTAPDGVVSRSARTSTFRALFRVISSGASTVARSAASAASSAVNRDVESLHDQVLWAGFDKLEKEDGDTRRVLLLAFHSGFQIWDVEETDNVHVIVSSHDGQASFMQMLPNPITSEEFDDRFSDSRPLLAVCGDSSWDEQSSRQSGGSDNPETVVVPTNVHVYSLSSQSYVHTLRFRSVIYTVRCSSRIVAVLQAAQIHCFDAKTLVKEYMIVTNSIAYGSLGVGYGPLAVGPRWIAYSGSRVADSSSTLFNPELITLSSSPSVAQFARESSRQIASGIVTLGDKGYKSFSRYCSEVLPNPYIPGLKGIGVANDNVVDADSIGMVVIKDIISKSVVTQFKAHKSPISALSFDPSGMLLVTASIQGHNINVFRILPRASTSTSSDASFVHLFRLQRGFTNAVIQDISFSNDSSLIAISSSRGTSHLFEINPEGEGNNAPLPLSAVNRIRSGNISGWMGTMSGAAAAAAGMVGGSLPGATASAFCYSVEQNKNNNHYGSSAATSDDSLKRNLLVFAPSGCMTQYALKANQVEGGGHEMAGFDFESGSETEGKVGVEPIRRWSMIQNQSRREMQDQHSDVYGGGASSDSKSRVFPEIVRKQSAEESWKVTKKGKARGEDKHQMYMSEAELQMYQPTQLPLWGRRNFRFQEWVLGVNEEESNGGGGEMEIEGIQTRTVEGRRRGLVPVWGYLQSPKPQQVMRDNIMPQIIPESKEHYTR, from the exons ATGAGGAAAAACGGCGACGTTTCCCTTAAGCCGACAGCTCCCGACGGTGTTGTGTCCCGATCAGCTCGGACCTCTACGTTCCGTGCTCTCTTTCGCGTCATTTCCTCTGGCGCTTCCACCGTCGCTCGCTCCGCCGCTTCCGCCGCTTCTTCCGCCGTTAACCGCGACGTCGAATCTCTTCACGATCag GTACTATGGGCGGGGTTTGATAAGCTAGAGAAAGAAGACGGAGATACACGGAGAGTTCTCTTACTTGCGTTTCACTCTGGTTTTCAAATTTGGGACGTTGAAGAAACAGATAACGTCCATGTTATAGTCTCTTCGCACGATGGACAAGCCTCCTTTATGCAGATGCTACCAAACCCTATAACCTCCGAGGAGTTTGACGATAGGTTTTCAGACAGCCGTCCGCTTTTGGCTGTCTGTGGTGACAGCTCTTGGGATGAACAGAGTAGTAGACAGAGCGGTGGTTCTGACAATCCTGAGACCGTGGTGGTTCCTACAAATGTTCATGTCTACTCGTTAAGTTCTCAGTCTTATGTCCATACGTTGAGGTTCCGGTCTGTTATCTATACCGTTAGGTGTAGTTCTCGGATCGTTGCTGTACTCCAAGCAGCTCAGATACATTGCTTTGACGCTAAGACATTGGTGAAGGAATACATGATAGTCACTAACTCGATCGCCTACGGCTCCTTGGGTGTTGGATACGGTCCTCTCGCCGTTGGTCCACGGTGGATTGCTTACAGCGGAAGCCGCGTTGCTGACTCGAGCTCCACGCTTTTCAATCCGGAACTCATCACTCTGTCCTCATCTCCCAGCGTTGCGCAGTTTGCGAGAGAATCCAGCAGGCAGATCGCTTCCGGGATCGTGACTCTTGGTGACAAAGGGTACAAGTCGTTCTCTAGGTACTGCTCGGAGGTTCTGCCTAATCCGTATATTCCTGGTTTGAAAGGCATTGGAGTTGCTAATGACAATGTGGTGGACGCAGATAGCATAGGAATG gtTGTTATCAAGGATATTATAAGCAAAAGCGTTGTAACGCAGTTTAAAGCACACAAGAGTCCTATCTCAGCTTTGAGCTTTGATCCAAGCGGCATGCTTCTTGTGACTGCTTCGATTCAGGGACATAATATTAACGTCTTCAGGATACTGCCGAGAGCCTCTACAAGTACAAGCAGTGATGCGTCTTTTGTGCATCTGTTCAGGCTCCAGCGTGGATTTACTAATGCG GTGATCCAAGACATCAGTTTCAGCAATGATAGCAGTTTGATAGCCATCAGCTCTTCAAGAGGGACAAGTCATCTGTTTGAGATCAATCCCGAGGGAGAAGGGAATAATGCTCCTCTTCCTCTATCAGCTGTTAATAGGATAAGAAGTGGAAACATCAGCGGATGGATGGGAACAATGAGCGGTGCTGCGGCAGCAGCAGCTGGGATGGTTGGAGGCTCTTTACCTGGTGCAACCGCATCAGCTTTCTGTTACTCCGTTGAACAGAACAAGAACAACAACCACTATGGTTCTTCTGCTGCTACTTCTGATGATAGCTTGAAGAGGAACCTTCTGGTGTTTGCTCCTTCTGGATGTATGACACAGTATGCGTTGAAGGCTAATCAGGTTGAGGGCGGTGGTCATGAGATGGCAGGGTTTGATTTTGAGTCTGGTTCGGAGACTGAAGGGAAAGTAGGGGTTGAGCCGATAAGGAGGTGGTCCATGATCCAGAACCAGTCTAGAAGAGAGATGCAAGATCAGCACAGTGACGTATATGGAGGTGGAGCAAGTTCGGATTCTAAAAGTAGAGTGTTTCCGGAGATTGTTAGGAAGCAGAGTGCTGAGGAGTCTTGGAAAGTTACTAAGAAAGGAAAGGCTCGTggggaggataagcatcagatGTACATGTCTGAAGCAGAACTGCAAATGTATCAGCCGACTCAGTTACCCTTATGGGGAAGGAGAAAT TTTAGATTTCAAGAGTGGGTGTTGGGTGTGAATGAAGAAGAGAGTAATGGTGGAGGAGGGGAGATGGAGATTGAAGGAATCCAAACAAGAACGGtcgaaggaagaagaagaggtttgGTTCCAGTGTGGGGTTATCTCCAGTCTCCAAAACCCCAACAAGTGATGAGAGA TAATATTATGCCACAGATCATTCCAGAGTCCAAGGAACACTACACAAGGTGA
- the LOC108847938 gene encoding autophagy-related protein 18f isoform X1, with amino-acid sequence MRKNGDVSLKPTAPDGVVSRSARTSTFRALFRVISSGASTVARSAASAASSAVNRDVESLHDQVLWAGFDKLEKEDGDTRRVLLLAFHSGFQIWDVEETDNVHVIVSSHDGQASFMQMLPNPITSEEFDDRFSDSRPLLAVCGDSSWDEQSSRQSGGSDNPETVVVPTNVHVYSLSSQSYVHTLRFRSVIYTVRCSSRIVAVLQAAQIHCFDAKTLVKEYMIVTNSIAYGSLGVGYGPLAVGPRWIAYSGSRVADSSSTLFNPELITLSSSPSVAQFARESSRQIASGIVTLGDKGYKSFSRYCSEVLPNPYIPGLKGIGVANDNVVDADSIGMVVIKDIISKSVVTQFKAHKSPISALSFDPSGMLLVTASIQGHNINVFRILPRASTSTSSDASFVHLFRLQRGFTNAVIQDISFSNDSSLIAISSSRGTSHLFEINPEGEGNNAPLPLSAVNRIRSGNISGWMGTMSGAAAAAAGMVGGSLPGATASAFCYSVEQNKNNNHYGSSAATSDDSLKRNLLVFAPSGCMTQYALKANQVEGGGHEMAGFDFESGSETEGKVGVEPIRRWSMIQNQSRREMQDQHSDVYGGGASSDSKSRVFPEIVRKQSAEESWKVTKKGKARGEDKHQMYMSEAELQMYQPTQLPLWGRRNFRFQEWVLGVNEEESNGGGGEMEIEGIQTRTVEGRRRGLVPVWGYLQSPKPQQVMRESFQSPRNTTQGDHVVPLEGHGTETEFGVVHSKEENLRSEEESLRSEEGSSLSEEET; translated from the exons ATGAGGAAAAACGGCGACGTTTCCCTTAAGCCGACAGCTCCCGACGGTGTTGTGTCCCGATCAGCTCGGACCTCTACGTTCCGTGCTCTCTTTCGCGTCATTTCCTCTGGCGCTTCCACCGTCGCTCGCTCCGCCGCTTCCGCCGCTTCTTCCGCCGTTAACCGCGACGTCGAATCTCTTCACGATCag GTACTATGGGCGGGGTTTGATAAGCTAGAGAAAGAAGACGGAGATACACGGAGAGTTCTCTTACTTGCGTTTCACTCTGGTTTTCAAATTTGGGACGTTGAAGAAACAGATAACGTCCATGTTATAGTCTCTTCGCACGATGGACAAGCCTCCTTTATGCAGATGCTACCAAACCCTATAACCTCCGAGGAGTTTGACGATAGGTTTTCAGACAGCCGTCCGCTTTTGGCTGTCTGTGGTGACAGCTCTTGGGATGAACAGAGTAGTAGACAGAGCGGTGGTTCTGACAATCCTGAGACCGTGGTGGTTCCTACAAATGTTCATGTCTACTCGTTAAGTTCTCAGTCTTATGTCCATACGTTGAGGTTCCGGTCTGTTATCTATACCGTTAGGTGTAGTTCTCGGATCGTTGCTGTACTCCAAGCAGCTCAGATACATTGCTTTGACGCTAAGACATTGGTGAAGGAATACATGATAGTCACTAACTCGATCGCCTACGGCTCCTTGGGTGTTGGATACGGTCCTCTCGCCGTTGGTCCACGGTGGATTGCTTACAGCGGAAGCCGCGTTGCTGACTCGAGCTCCACGCTTTTCAATCCGGAACTCATCACTCTGTCCTCATCTCCCAGCGTTGCGCAGTTTGCGAGAGAATCCAGCAGGCAGATCGCTTCCGGGATCGTGACTCTTGGTGACAAAGGGTACAAGTCGTTCTCTAGGTACTGCTCGGAGGTTCTGCCTAATCCGTATATTCCTGGTTTGAAAGGCATTGGAGTTGCTAATGACAATGTGGTGGACGCAGATAGCATAGGAATG gtTGTTATCAAGGATATTATAAGCAAAAGCGTTGTAACGCAGTTTAAAGCACACAAGAGTCCTATCTCAGCTTTGAGCTTTGATCCAAGCGGCATGCTTCTTGTGACTGCTTCGATTCAGGGACATAATATTAACGTCTTCAGGATACTGCCGAGAGCCTCTACAAGTACAAGCAGTGATGCGTCTTTTGTGCATCTGTTCAGGCTCCAGCGTGGATTTACTAATGCG GTGATCCAAGACATCAGTTTCAGCAATGATAGCAGTTTGATAGCCATCAGCTCTTCAAGAGGGACAAGTCATCTGTTTGAGATCAATCCCGAGGGAGAAGGGAATAATGCTCCTCTTCCTCTATCAGCTGTTAATAGGATAAGAAGTGGAAACATCAGCGGATGGATGGGAACAATGAGCGGTGCTGCGGCAGCAGCAGCTGGGATGGTTGGAGGCTCTTTACCTGGTGCAACCGCATCAGCTTTCTGTTACTCCGTTGAACAGAACAAGAACAACAACCACTATGGTTCTTCTGCTGCTACTTCTGATGATAGCTTGAAGAGGAACCTTCTGGTGTTTGCTCCTTCTGGATGTATGACACAGTATGCGTTGAAGGCTAATCAGGTTGAGGGCGGTGGTCATGAGATGGCAGGGTTTGATTTTGAGTCTGGTTCGGAGACTGAAGGGAAAGTAGGGGTTGAGCCGATAAGGAGGTGGTCCATGATCCAGAACCAGTCTAGAAGAGAGATGCAAGATCAGCACAGTGACGTATATGGAGGTGGAGCAAGTTCGGATTCTAAAAGTAGAGTGTTTCCGGAGATTGTTAGGAAGCAGAGTGCTGAGGAGTCTTGGAAAGTTACTAAGAAAGGAAAGGCTCGTggggaggataagcatcagatGTACATGTCTGAAGCAGAACTGCAAATGTATCAGCCGACTCAGTTACCCTTATGGGGAAGGAGAAAT TTTAGATTTCAAGAGTGGGTGTTGGGTGTGAATGAAGAAGAGAGTAATGGTGGAGGAGGGGAGATGGAGATTGAAGGAATCCAAACAAGAACGGtcgaaggaagaagaagaggtttgGTTCCAGTGTGGGGTTATCTCCAGTCTCCAAAACCCCAACAAGTGATGAGAGA ATCATTCCAGAGTCCAAGGAACACTACACAAGGTGATCACGTGGTTCCTCTAGAGGGTCATGGAACAGAAACCGAGTTTGGAGTTGTACATAGCAAGGAAGAGAACTTGAGATCAGAAGAAGAGAGCCTGAGGTCTGAAGAAGGTAGCTCGCTATCAGAAGAAGAGACCTAA